In Oncorhynchus clarkii lewisi isolate Uvic-CL-2024 chromosome 16, UVic_Ocla_1.0, whole genome shotgun sequence, one genomic interval encodes:
- the LOC139368379 gene encoding cyclic AMP-dependent transcription factor ATF-7a isoform X1, producing MFSSPFPQLHCKLFAKMGDDRPFVCNAPGCGQRFTNEDHLAVHKHKHEMSLKFAPARTDSVIIQGTGSPNQTPTPTRFLKNCEEVGLFNELASSFAEEFRKAQEDDDKRAKNPLPAPNREVALDMSLQTPSADAVKVKEETPVEVDSSPPGSPDSFSSMSDSSRDTMVRRGKDTPPRPALSSAPTPTIMRPGALPVRPRPGSLPLHLGFDALQPTMPSPTSVITPTPPSNRTVLGSPTGHYPMMMHLPNGLLPGPMQIASVISLARPMHMVPNIPGIPGPPLGGGSSGSNSPSGYTTHSEAKMRLKAALAQQSSGGHGMGGMAGSPMHPQRMEQSQLLVQHPDAPSPAQPQVSPAQPTGGRRRRAAEDDPDDRRQRFLERNRAAASRCRQKRKVWVNSLEKKAEELVSMNVSLANEVSLLRNEVAHLKQLLLAHKDCPVTTLQKKIAYMGEDSPMRDMSEPTGSPAPVIQHSSLPSPSPSSGPNGMGARAAAEAMAMSVLAGMGQHQQRRGERDGGRDERDGGRDGRDGPSSHVIMATQSHHSAR from the exons AtgttctcttctcctttcccacAGTTACATTGCAAACTCTTTGCAAAGATGGGGGACGACCGACCTTTTGTGTGCAATGCTCCGGGCTGTGGACAG AGGTTTACCAACGAGGACCACCTGGctgtacacaaacacaaacatgagATGAGTCTGAAGTTTGCCCCTGCCAGGACTGACTCTGTCATTATCCAAGGTACTGGTTCTCCTA ACCAGACCCCTACTCCCACTCGCTTCCTGAAGAACTGCGAGGAAGTGGGGCTGTTCAACGAGCTGGCTAGCTCCTTCGCTGAGGAGTTCAGGAAGGCCCAGGAGGATGACGACAAGCGGGCCAAGAACCCT ctccctgCCCCGAACAGGGAGGTGGCCCTGGACATGAGCCTGCAGACGCCTTCAGCAGACGCCGTGAAGGTGAAAGAGGAGACGCCTGTTGAGGTTGACTCCTCCCCACCAGGAAGTCCAGATTCCTTTTCCAGCATGTCAGACAGTAGCAGGGACACCATGGTGAGAAGAGGAAAG GACACTCCCCCGAGGCCAGCGCTGAGTTCGGCCCCCACCCCCACAATCATGAGGCCAGGCGCCCTCCCGGTGCGGCCCAGACCAGGCTCTCTGCCCCTCCACCTGGGCTTCGACGCCCTGCAGCCCACCATGCCTTCACCCACCTCTGTCATCACACCCACCCCACCATCCAACCGCACCGTATTGGG CTCTCCCACAGGCCACTACCCCATGATGATGCACCTTCCCAACGGGCTCCTCCCTGGACCCATGCAAATAGCCTCTGTCATATCT CTGGCCCGGCCCATGCACATGGTGCCCAACATTCCCGGTATCCCTGGTCCTCCTCTGGGAGGTGGCAGCAGCGGCTCCAACTCTCCCTCGGGGTACACCACACACTCGGAGGCCAAAATG AGGCTGAAGGCAGCGCTGGCCCAGCAGAGTTCAGGAGGTCATGGTATGGGAGGTATGGCCGGCAGCCCCATGCACCCCCAGAGGATGGAACAGAGCCAGTTACTGGTGCAGCACCCGGACGCACCCTCCCCAGCACAGCCACAG GTGTCTCCGGCCCAGCCTACTGGTGGTCGGCGGCGGCGTGCGGCGGAGGACGACCCGGATGACCGTCGACAGCGTTTCCTGGAGAGGAACCGGGCGGCCGCCTCGCGCTGCCGACAGAAACGCAAAGTCTGGGTCAACTCCCTGGAGAAGAAGGCAGAGGAGCTCGTCTCCATGAACGTCTCGCTGGCG AATGAAGTGTCTCTCCTGAGGAATGAGGTGGCTCATCTCAAACAGCTACTGCTGGCTCACAAGGACTGCCCTGTCACCACTCTACAGAAGAAGATTGCCTACATGG GAGAGGACAGTCCTATGAGAGACATGTCGGAGCCCACCGGCTCCCCAGCCCCTGTCATCCAACACAGCTCCCTGcccagcccctctccctcctcgGGCCCCAACGGCATGGGCGCCCGGGCGGCTGCCGAGGCCATGGCCATGTCCGTGCTGGCTGGGATGGGTCAACaccagcagaggagaggagaaagggatggagggagagatgagagggatggagggagagacgggagggatggtCCCTCCTCCCACGTcatcatggccacacagtcgcaCCACTCTGCCAGATGA
- the LOC139368379 gene encoding cyclic AMP-dependent transcription factor ATF-7a isoform X7 yields MFSSPFPQLHCKLFAKMGDDRPFVCNAPGCGQRFTNEDHLAVHKHKHEMSLKFAPARTDSVIIQDQTPTPTRFLKNCEEVGLFNELASSFAEEFRKAQEDDDKRAKNPLPAPNREVALDMSLQTPSADAVKVKEETPVEVDSSPPGSPDSFSSMSDSSRDTMDTPPRPALSSAPTPTIMRPGALPVRPRPGSLPLHLGFDALQPTMPSPTSVITPTPPSNRTVLGSPTGHYPMMMHLPNGLLPGPMQIASVISLARPMHMVPNIPGIPGPPLGGGSSGSNSPSGYTTHSEAKMRLKAALAQQSSGGHGMGGMAGSPMHPQRMEQSQLLVQHPDAPSPAQPQVSPAQPTGGRRRRAAEDDPDDRRQRFLERNRAAASRCRQKRKVWVNSLEKKAEELVSMNVSLANEVSLLRNEVAHLKQLLLAHKDCPVTTLQKKIAYMGEDSPMRDMSEPTGSPAPVIQHSSLPSPSPSSGPNGMGARAAAEAMAMSVLAGMGQHQQRRGERDGGRDERDGGRDGRDGPSSHVIMATQSHHSAR; encoded by the exons AtgttctcttctcctttcccacAGTTACATTGCAAACTCTTTGCAAAGATGGGGGACGACCGACCTTTTGTGTGCAATGCTCCGGGCTGTGGACAG AGGTTTACCAACGAGGACCACCTGGctgtacacaaacacaaacatgagATGAGTCTGAAGTTTGCCCCTGCCAGGACTGACTCTGTCATTATCCAAG ACCAGACCCCTACTCCCACTCGCTTCCTGAAGAACTGCGAGGAAGTGGGGCTGTTCAACGAGCTGGCTAGCTCCTTCGCTGAGGAGTTCAGGAAGGCCCAGGAGGATGACGACAAGCGGGCCAAGAACCCT ctccctgCCCCGAACAGGGAGGTGGCCCTGGACATGAGCCTGCAGACGCCTTCAGCAGACGCCGTGAAGGTGAAAGAGGAGACGCCTGTTGAGGTTGACTCCTCCCCACCAGGAAGTCCAGATTCCTTTTCCAGCATGTCAGACAGTAGCAGGGACACCATG GACACTCCCCCGAGGCCAGCGCTGAGTTCGGCCCCCACCCCCACAATCATGAGGCCAGGCGCCCTCCCGGTGCGGCCCAGACCAGGCTCTCTGCCCCTCCACCTGGGCTTCGACGCCCTGCAGCCCACCATGCCTTCACCCACCTCTGTCATCACACCCACCCCACCATCCAACCGCACCGTATTGGG CTCTCCCACAGGCCACTACCCCATGATGATGCACCTTCCCAACGGGCTCCTCCCTGGACCCATGCAAATAGCCTCTGTCATATCT CTGGCCCGGCCCATGCACATGGTGCCCAACATTCCCGGTATCCCTGGTCCTCCTCTGGGAGGTGGCAGCAGCGGCTCCAACTCTCCCTCGGGGTACACCACACACTCGGAGGCCAAAATG AGGCTGAAGGCAGCGCTGGCCCAGCAGAGTTCAGGAGGTCATGGTATGGGAGGTATGGCCGGCAGCCCCATGCACCCCCAGAGGATGGAACAGAGCCAGTTACTGGTGCAGCACCCGGACGCACCCTCCCCAGCACAGCCACAG GTGTCTCCGGCCCAGCCTACTGGTGGTCGGCGGCGGCGTGCGGCGGAGGACGACCCGGATGACCGTCGACAGCGTTTCCTGGAGAGGAACCGGGCGGCCGCCTCGCGCTGCCGACAGAAACGCAAAGTCTGGGTCAACTCCCTGGAGAAGAAGGCAGAGGAGCTCGTCTCCATGAACGTCTCGCTGGCG AATGAAGTGTCTCTCCTGAGGAATGAGGTGGCTCATCTCAAACAGCTACTGCTGGCTCACAAGGACTGCCCTGTCACCACTCTACAGAAGAAGATTGCCTACATGG GAGAGGACAGTCCTATGAGAGACATGTCGGAGCCCACCGGCTCCCCAGCCCCTGTCATCCAACACAGCTCCCTGcccagcccctctccctcctcgGGCCCCAACGGCATGGGCGCCCGGGCGGCTGCCGAGGCCATGGCCATGTCCGTGCTGGCTGGGATGGGTCAACaccagcagaggagaggagaaagggatggagggagagatgagagggatggagggagagacgggagggatggtCCCTCCTCCCACGTcatcatggccacacagtcgcaCCACTCTGCCAGATGA
- the LOC139368379 gene encoding cyclic AMP-dependent transcription factor ATF-7a isoform X3 — MFSSPFPQLHCKLFAKMGDDRPFVCNAPGCGQRFTNEDHLAVHKHKHEMSLKFAPARTDSVIIQGTGSPNQTPTPTRFLKNCEEVGLFNELASSFAEEFRKAQEDDDKRAKNPLPAPNREVALDMSLQTPSADAVKVKEETPVEVDSSPPGSPDSFSSMSDSSRDTMDTPPRPALSSAPTPTIMRPGALPVRPRPGSLPLHLGFDALQPTMPSPTSVITPTPPSNRTVLGSPTGHYPMMMHLPNGLLPGPMQIASVISLARPMHMVPNIPGIPGPPLGGGSSGSNSPSGYTTHSEAKMRLKAALAQQSSGGHGMGGMAGSPMHPQRMEQSQLLVQHPDAPSPAQPQVSPAQPTGGRRRRAAEDDPDDRRQRFLERNRAAASRCRQKRKVWVNSLEKKAEELVSMNVSLANEVSLLRNEVAHLKQLLLAHKDCPVTTLQKKIAYMGEDSPMRDMSEPTGSPAPVIQHSSLPSPSPSSGPNGMGARAAAEAMAMSVLAGMGQHQQRRGERDGGRDERDGGRDGRDGPSSHVIMATQSHHSAR; from the exons AtgttctcttctcctttcccacAGTTACATTGCAAACTCTTTGCAAAGATGGGGGACGACCGACCTTTTGTGTGCAATGCTCCGGGCTGTGGACAG AGGTTTACCAACGAGGACCACCTGGctgtacacaaacacaaacatgagATGAGTCTGAAGTTTGCCCCTGCCAGGACTGACTCTGTCATTATCCAAGGTACTGGTTCTCCTA ACCAGACCCCTACTCCCACTCGCTTCCTGAAGAACTGCGAGGAAGTGGGGCTGTTCAACGAGCTGGCTAGCTCCTTCGCTGAGGAGTTCAGGAAGGCCCAGGAGGATGACGACAAGCGGGCCAAGAACCCT ctccctgCCCCGAACAGGGAGGTGGCCCTGGACATGAGCCTGCAGACGCCTTCAGCAGACGCCGTGAAGGTGAAAGAGGAGACGCCTGTTGAGGTTGACTCCTCCCCACCAGGAAGTCCAGATTCCTTTTCCAGCATGTCAGACAGTAGCAGGGACACCATG GACACTCCCCCGAGGCCAGCGCTGAGTTCGGCCCCCACCCCCACAATCATGAGGCCAGGCGCCCTCCCGGTGCGGCCCAGACCAGGCTCTCTGCCCCTCCACCTGGGCTTCGACGCCCTGCAGCCCACCATGCCTTCACCCACCTCTGTCATCACACCCACCCCACCATCCAACCGCACCGTATTGGG CTCTCCCACAGGCCACTACCCCATGATGATGCACCTTCCCAACGGGCTCCTCCCTGGACCCATGCAAATAGCCTCTGTCATATCT CTGGCCCGGCCCATGCACATGGTGCCCAACATTCCCGGTATCCCTGGTCCTCCTCTGGGAGGTGGCAGCAGCGGCTCCAACTCTCCCTCGGGGTACACCACACACTCGGAGGCCAAAATG AGGCTGAAGGCAGCGCTGGCCCAGCAGAGTTCAGGAGGTCATGGTATGGGAGGTATGGCCGGCAGCCCCATGCACCCCCAGAGGATGGAACAGAGCCAGTTACTGGTGCAGCACCCGGACGCACCCTCCCCAGCACAGCCACAG GTGTCTCCGGCCCAGCCTACTGGTGGTCGGCGGCGGCGTGCGGCGGAGGACGACCCGGATGACCGTCGACAGCGTTTCCTGGAGAGGAACCGGGCGGCCGCCTCGCGCTGCCGACAGAAACGCAAAGTCTGGGTCAACTCCCTGGAGAAGAAGGCAGAGGAGCTCGTCTCCATGAACGTCTCGCTGGCG AATGAAGTGTCTCTCCTGAGGAATGAGGTGGCTCATCTCAAACAGCTACTGCTGGCTCACAAGGACTGCCCTGTCACCACTCTACAGAAGAAGATTGCCTACATGG GAGAGGACAGTCCTATGAGAGACATGTCGGAGCCCACCGGCTCCCCAGCCCCTGTCATCCAACACAGCTCCCTGcccagcccctctccctcctcgGGCCCCAACGGCATGGGCGCCCGGGCGGCTGCCGAGGCCATGGCCATGTCCGTGCTGGCTGGGATGGGTCAACaccagcagaggagaggagaaagggatggagggagagatgagagggatggagggagagacgggagggatggtCCCTCCTCCCACGTcatcatggccacacagtcgcaCCACTCTGCCAGATGA
- the LOC139368379 gene encoding cyclic AMP-dependent transcription factor ATF-7a isoform X6, with the protein MGDDRPFVCNAPGCGQRFTNEDHLAVHKHKHEMSLKFAPARTDSVIIQDQTPTPTRFLKNCEEVGLFNELASSFAEEFRKAQEDDDKRAKNPLPAPNREVALDMSLQTPSADAVKVKEETPVEVDSSPPGSPDSFSSMSDSSRDTMDTPPRPALSSAPTPTIMRPGALPVRPRPGSLPLHLGFDALQPTMPSPTSVITPTPPSNRTVLGSPTGHYPMMMHLPNGLLPGPMQIASVISLARPMHMVPNIPGIPGPPLGGGSSGSNSPSGYTTHSEAKMRLKAALAQQSSGGHGMGGMAGSPMHPQRMEQSQLLVQHPDAPSPAQPQVSPAQPTGGRRRRAAEDDPDDRRQRFLERNRAAASRCRQKRKVWVNSLEKKAEELVSMNVSLANEVSLLRNEVAHLKQLLLAHKDCPVTTLQKKIAYMGEDSPMRDMSEPTGSPAPVIQHSSLPSPSPSSGPNGMGARAAAEAMAMSVLAGMGQHQQRRGERDGGRDERDGGRDGRDGPSSHVIMATQSHHSAR; encoded by the exons ATGGGGGACGACCGACCTTTTGTGTGCAATGCTCCGGGCTGTGGACAG AGGTTTACCAACGAGGACCACCTGGctgtacacaaacacaaacatgagATGAGTCTGAAGTTTGCCCCTGCCAGGACTGACTCTGTCATTATCCAAG ACCAGACCCCTACTCCCACTCGCTTCCTGAAGAACTGCGAGGAAGTGGGGCTGTTCAACGAGCTGGCTAGCTCCTTCGCTGAGGAGTTCAGGAAGGCCCAGGAGGATGACGACAAGCGGGCCAAGAACCCT ctccctgCCCCGAACAGGGAGGTGGCCCTGGACATGAGCCTGCAGACGCCTTCAGCAGACGCCGTGAAGGTGAAAGAGGAGACGCCTGTTGAGGTTGACTCCTCCCCACCAGGAAGTCCAGATTCCTTTTCCAGCATGTCAGACAGTAGCAGGGACACCATG GACACTCCCCCGAGGCCAGCGCTGAGTTCGGCCCCCACCCCCACAATCATGAGGCCAGGCGCCCTCCCGGTGCGGCCCAGACCAGGCTCTCTGCCCCTCCACCTGGGCTTCGACGCCCTGCAGCCCACCATGCCTTCACCCACCTCTGTCATCACACCCACCCCACCATCCAACCGCACCGTATTGGG CTCTCCCACAGGCCACTACCCCATGATGATGCACCTTCCCAACGGGCTCCTCCCTGGACCCATGCAAATAGCCTCTGTCATATCT CTGGCCCGGCCCATGCACATGGTGCCCAACATTCCCGGTATCCCTGGTCCTCCTCTGGGAGGTGGCAGCAGCGGCTCCAACTCTCCCTCGGGGTACACCACACACTCGGAGGCCAAAATG AGGCTGAAGGCAGCGCTGGCCCAGCAGAGTTCAGGAGGTCATGGTATGGGAGGTATGGCCGGCAGCCCCATGCACCCCCAGAGGATGGAACAGAGCCAGTTACTGGTGCAGCACCCGGACGCACCCTCCCCAGCACAGCCACAG GTGTCTCCGGCCCAGCCTACTGGTGGTCGGCGGCGGCGTGCGGCGGAGGACGACCCGGATGACCGTCGACAGCGTTTCCTGGAGAGGAACCGGGCGGCCGCCTCGCGCTGCCGACAGAAACGCAAAGTCTGGGTCAACTCCCTGGAGAAGAAGGCAGAGGAGCTCGTCTCCATGAACGTCTCGCTGGCG AATGAAGTGTCTCTCCTGAGGAATGAGGTGGCTCATCTCAAACAGCTACTGCTGGCTCACAAGGACTGCCCTGTCACCACTCTACAGAAGAAGATTGCCTACATGG GAGAGGACAGTCCTATGAGAGACATGTCGGAGCCCACCGGCTCCCCAGCCCCTGTCATCCAACACAGCTCCCTGcccagcccctctccctcctcgGGCCCCAACGGCATGGGCGCCCGGGCGGCTGCCGAGGCCATGGCCATGTCCGTGCTGGCTGGGATGGGTCAACaccagcagaggagaggagaaagggatggagggagagatgagagggatggagggagagacgggagggatggtCCCTCCTCCCACGTcatcatggccacacagtcgcaCCACTCTGCCAGATGA
- the LOC139368379 gene encoding cyclic AMP-dependent transcription factor ATF-7a isoform X4, which produces MGDDRPFVCNAPGCGQRFTNEDHLAVHKHKHEMSLKFAPARTDSVIIQGTGSPNQTPTPTRFLKNCEEVGLFNELASSFAEEFRKAQEDDDKRAKNPLPAPNREVALDMSLQTPSADAVKVKEETPVEVDSSPPGSPDSFSSMSDSSRDTMVRRGKDTPPRPALSSAPTPTIMRPGALPVRPRPGSLPLHLGFDALQPTMPSPTSVITPTPPSNRTVLGSPTGHYPMMMHLPNGLLPGPMQIASVISLARPMHMVPNIPGIPGPPLGGGSSGSNSPSGYTTHSEAKMRLKAALAQQSSGGHGMGGMAGSPMHPQRMEQSQLLVQHPDAPSPAQPQVSPAQPTGGRRRRAAEDDPDDRRQRFLERNRAAASRCRQKRKVWVNSLEKKAEELVSMNVSLANEVSLLRNEVAHLKQLLLAHKDCPVTTLQKKIAYMGEDSPMRDMSEPTGSPAPVIQHSSLPSPSPSSGPNGMGARAAAEAMAMSVLAGMGQHQQRRGERDGGRDERDGGRDGRDGPSSHVIMATQSHHSAR; this is translated from the exons ATGGGGGACGACCGACCTTTTGTGTGCAATGCTCCGGGCTGTGGACAG AGGTTTACCAACGAGGACCACCTGGctgtacacaaacacaaacatgagATGAGTCTGAAGTTTGCCCCTGCCAGGACTGACTCTGTCATTATCCAAGGTACTGGTTCTCCTA ACCAGACCCCTACTCCCACTCGCTTCCTGAAGAACTGCGAGGAAGTGGGGCTGTTCAACGAGCTGGCTAGCTCCTTCGCTGAGGAGTTCAGGAAGGCCCAGGAGGATGACGACAAGCGGGCCAAGAACCCT ctccctgCCCCGAACAGGGAGGTGGCCCTGGACATGAGCCTGCAGACGCCTTCAGCAGACGCCGTGAAGGTGAAAGAGGAGACGCCTGTTGAGGTTGACTCCTCCCCACCAGGAAGTCCAGATTCCTTTTCCAGCATGTCAGACAGTAGCAGGGACACCATGGTGAGAAGAGGAAAG GACACTCCCCCGAGGCCAGCGCTGAGTTCGGCCCCCACCCCCACAATCATGAGGCCAGGCGCCCTCCCGGTGCGGCCCAGACCAGGCTCTCTGCCCCTCCACCTGGGCTTCGACGCCCTGCAGCCCACCATGCCTTCACCCACCTCTGTCATCACACCCACCCCACCATCCAACCGCACCGTATTGGG CTCTCCCACAGGCCACTACCCCATGATGATGCACCTTCCCAACGGGCTCCTCCCTGGACCCATGCAAATAGCCTCTGTCATATCT CTGGCCCGGCCCATGCACATGGTGCCCAACATTCCCGGTATCCCTGGTCCTCCTCTGGGAGGTGGCAGCAGCGGCTCCAACTCTCCCTCGGGGTACACCACACACTCGGAGGCCAAAATG AGGCTGAAGGCAGCGCTGGCCCAGCAGAGTTCAGGAGGTCATGGTATGGGAGGTATGGCCGGCAGCCCCATGCACCCCCAGAGGATGGAACAGAGCCAGTTACTGGTGCAGCACCCGGACGCACCCTCCCCAGCACAGCCACAG GTGTCTCCGGCCCAGCCTACTGGTGGTCGGCGGCGGCGTGCGGCGGAGGACGACCCGGATGACCGTCGACAGCGTTTCCTGGAGAGGAACCGGGCGGCCGCCTCGCGCTGCCGACAGAAACGCAAAGTCTGGGTCAACTCCCTGGAGAAGAAGGCAGAGGAGCTCGTCTCCATGAACGTCTCGCTGGCG AATGAAGTGTCTCTCCTGAGGAATGAGGTGGCTCATCTCAAACAGCTACTGCTGGCTCACAAGGACTGCCCTGTCACCACTCTACAGAAGAAGATTGCCTACATGG GAGAGGACAGTCCTATGAGAGACATGTCGGAGCCCACCGGCTCCCCAGCCCCTGTCATCCAACACAGCTCCCTGcccagcccctctccctcctcgGGCCCCAACGGCATGGGCGCCCGGGCGGCTGCCGAGGCCATGGCCATGTCCGTGCTGGCTGGGATGGGTCAACaccagcagaggagaggagaaagggatggagggagagatgagagggatggagggagagacgggagggatggtCCCTCCTCCCACGTcatcatggccacacagtcgcaCCACTCTGCCAGATGA
- the LOC139368379 gene encoding cyclic AMP-dependent transcription factor ATF-7a isoform X2, translated as MFSSPFPQLHCKLFAKMGDDRPFVCNAPGCGQRFTNEDHLAVHKHKHEMSLKFAPARTDSVIIQDQTPTPTRFLKNCEEVGLFNELASSFAEEFRKAQEDDDKRAKNPLPAPNREVALDMSLQTPSADAVKVKEETPVEVDSSPPGSPDSFSSMSDSSRDTMVRRGKDTPPRPALSSAPTPTIMRPGALPVRPRPGSLPLHLGFDALQPTMPSPTSVITPTPPSNRTVLGSPTGHYPMMMHLPNGLLPGPMQIASVISLARPMHMVPNIPGIPGPPLGGGSSGSNSPSGYTTHSEAKMRLKAALAQQSSGGHGMGGMAGSPMHPQRMEQSQLLVQHPDAPSPAQPQVSPAQPTGGRRRRAAEDDPDDRRQRFLERNRAAASRCRQKRKVWVNSLEKKAEELVSMNVSLANEVSLLRNEVAHLKQLLLAHKDCPVTTLQKKIAYMGEDSPMRDMSEPTGSPAPVIQHSSLPSPSPSSGPNGMGARAAAEAMAMSVLAGMGQHQQRRGERDGGRDERDGGRDGRDGPSSHVIMATQSHHSAR; from the exons AtgttctcttctcctttcccacAGTTACATTGCAAACTCTTTGCAAAGATGGGGGACGACCGACCTTTTGTGTGCAATGCTCCGGGCTGTGGACAG AGGTTTACCAACGAGGACCACCTGGctgtacacaaacacaaacatgagATGAGTCTGAAGTTTGCCCCTGCCAGGACTGACTCTGTCATTATCCAAG ACCAGACCCCTACTCCCACTCGCTTCCTGAAGAACTGCGAGGAAGTGGGGCTGTTCAACGAGCTGGCTAGCTCCTTCGCTGAGGAGTTCAGGAAGGCCCAGGAGGATGACGACAAGCGGGCCAAGAACCCT ctccctgCCCCGAACAGGGAGGTGGCCCTGGACATGAGCCTGCAGACGCCTTCAGCAGACGCCGTGAAGGTGAAAGAGGAGACGCCTGTTGAGGTTGACTCCTCCCCACCAGGAAGTCCAGATTCCTTTTCCAGCATGTCAGACAGTAGCAGGGACACCATGGTGAGAAGAGGAAAG GACACTCCCCCGAGGCCAGCGCTGAGTTCGGCCCCCACCCCCACAATCATGAGGCCAGGCGCCCTCCCGGTGCGGCCCAGACCAGGCTCTCTGCCCCTCCACCTGGGCTTCGACGCCCTGCAGCCCACCATGCCTTCACCCACCTCTGTCATCACACCCACCCCACCATCCAACCGCACCGTATTGGG CTCTCCCACAGGCCACTACCCCATGATGATGCACCTTCCCAACGGGCTCCTCCCTGGACCCATGCAAATAGCCTCTGTCATATCT CTGGCCCGGCCCATGCACATGGTGCCCAACATTCCCGGTATCCCTGGTCCTCCTCTGGGAGGTGGCAGCAGCGGCTCCAACTCTCCCTCGGGGTACACCACACACTCGGAGGCCAAAATG AGGCTGAAGGCAGCGCTGGCCCAGCAGAGTTCAGGAGGTCATGGTATGGGAGGTATGGCCGGCAGCCCCATGCACCCCCAGAGGATGGAACAGAGCCAGTTACTGGTGCAGCACCCGGACGCACCCTCCCCAGCACAGCCACAG GTGTCTCCGGCCCAGCCTACTGGTGGTCGGCGGCGGCGTGCGGCGGAGGACGACCCGGATGACCGTCGACAGCGTTTCCTGGAGAGGAACCGGGCGGCCGCCTCGCGCTGCCGACAGAAACGCAAAGTCTGGGTCAACTCCCTGGAGAAGAAGGCAGAGGAGCTCGTCTCCATGAACGTCTCGCTGGCG AATGAAGTGTCTCTCCTGAGGAATGAGGTGGCTCATCTCAAACAGCTACTGCTGGCTCACAAGGACTGCCCTGTCACCACTCTACAGAAGAAGATTGCCTACATGG GAGAGGACAGTCCTATGAGAGACATGTCGGAGCCCACCGGCTCCCCAGCCCCTGTCATCCAACACAGCTCCCTGcccagcccctctccctcctcgGGCCCCAACGGCATGGGCGCCCGGGCGGCTGCCGAGGCCATGGCCATGTCCGTGCTGGCTGGGATGGGTCAACaccagcagaggagaggagaaagggatggagggagagatgagagggatggagggagagacgggagggatggtCCCTCCTCCCACGTcatcatggccacacagtcgcaCCACTCTGCCAGATGA